In a genomic window of Pseudoglutamicibacter albus:
- a CDS encoding exodeoxyribonuclease III, whose translation MKIATWNVNSLRARADRVEAWLEQNDVDVLAIQETKCKDENFPWELFEALDYDVAHFGFSQWNGVAIASRVGLEDVERTFPGQPAFGKGGVDPVQEARAIAATCNGVRVWSLYVPNGRALDDEHMPYKLEWLAELNRQAAGWLAEDPQAQIALTGDWNIAPRDEDVWDMQYFLDNQLTHVSQPERDAFHAFLDTGFVDPMRERHPGPGVFTYWDYQKLRFPKGEGMRIDFQLLSPALAARVTDAAVDREERKGKGPSDHAPVVVTLA comes from the coding sequence GTGAAGATTGCAACGTGGAATGTGAATTCGCTGCGGGCCCGCGCTGACCGTGTTGAGGCGTGGCTTGAGCAGAATGATGTTGATGTTCTGGCCATCCAGGAAACCAAATGCAAGGACGAGAACTTCCCGTGGGAGCTGTTCGAGGCGCTCGATTATGATGTGGCACATTTCGGTTTTTCGCAGTGGAATGGTGTTGCGATCGCGTCCCGTGTGGGGCTTGAGGACGTTGAGCGGACGTTCCCTGGGCAGCCCGCGTTCGGTAAGGGTGGGGTGGATCCTGTTCAGGAGGCTCGTGCGATCGCCGCGACGTGTAACGGTGTGCGCGTGTGGAGCCTGTACGTGCCGAATGGGCGCGCCCTGGATGATGAGCACATGCCGTATAAGTTGGAGTGGCTTGCGGAGCTGAACCGTCAAGCGGCCGGCTGGCTAGCGGAGGATCCGCAGGCGCAGATCGCTTTGACGGGCGACTGGAACATTGCCCCGCGTGATGAGGACGTGTGGGATATGCAGTATTTCCTCGACAACCAGTTGACGCACGTGTCACAGCCTGAACGCGACGCTTTCCACGCATTCCTGGATACGGGTTTTGTTGATCCGATGCGGGAGCGCCACCCCGGCCCCGGCGTGTTCACCTACTGGGATTATCAGAAGCTACGTTTCCCTAAAGGTGAGGGGATGCGGATTGACTTCCAGCTGCTCTCCCCCGCCTTGGCGGCGCGGGTGACGGATGCGGCAGTCGACCGTGAGGAACGCAAAGGTAAGGGCCCATCGGACCACGCGCCGGTCGTCGTGACATTGGCTTGA